One genomic region from Pseudoduganella lutea encodes:
- a CDS encoding CocE/NonD family hydrolase translates to MSRPLPRPISALALSLLLACGGTHAAGLAVHDDEPAAEEAESDLRERYTKYEFQVPMRDGVKLFTVVYVPKDTSRNYPFLMQRTPYSAGVYADEQLRYGVNFMPKQIGPSKQFEDSGYIFVKQDVRGRFMSEGKWQEMTPHVKAQRLAGEGNESQDMHDTVDWLLKNVPNNNGKVGILGISYPGFYTSASIIDSHPAIKAASPQAPVTDLYMGDDAYHGGAFMLAANFDFYAAFTEEPNPTPLPKTWSEFDYGMADGYDYFLQRLTLENIASSLSDKQRTLFMPMIEHTSYDDFWKSRNIAPHLKNVKAAVLTVGGWYDAEDLQGPFTTYHAIRKYNPNTFNGLVVGPWVHGGWAGGDGKSLGRVQFDASTSDYFRQQIQFPFFEQHLKGVKPARPIAEVTAFETGTNVWRQYTAWPPQGAKPRTLYFGANGGLGWQKPATEADRDSGYDEYVSDPKKPVPFVGYPATGVPKEYMVSDQRFAATRPDVLVYQTAPLEQDVTIAGPVTPKLFVSTSGTDADWVVKLIDVYPNEFPEGDPQRQRGKDVPAPKLTMAGYQQLVRGNPLRGKFRNSFERAEAFVPGKIEAVNFHLGDVHHTFRRGHRIMVQVQSSWFPLIDLNPQTFTDIAKAKPEDFRKATQRVYHAPATPSGLELLVLPSR, encoded by the coding sequence ATGTCCCGCCCCCTACCCCGGCCAATCAGCGCCCTTGCCCTATCCCTCCTCCTTGCATGCGGCGGCACCCATGCCGCCGGCCTGGCCGTCCACGATGACGAACCGGCAGCCGAGGAAGCCGAAAGCGACCTGCGCGAGCGCTACACGAAATACGAATTCCAGGTGCCGATGCGCGATGGCGTGAAGCTGTTCACGGTCGTCTATGTGCCGAAGGATACGAGCCGCAATTACCCGTTCCTGATGCAGCGCACGCCTTACAGCGCCGGCGTGTATGCGGATGAGCAATTGCGCTATGGCGTGAACTTCATGCCGAAGCAGATCGGCCCGTCGAAGCAATTCGAGGACAGCGGCTACATCTTCGTCAAGCAGGATGTACGGGGCCGTTTCATGTCCGAAGGAAAGTGGCAGGAAATGACGCCGCACGTGAAGGCACAGCGGTTGGCGGGCGAAGGCAACGAATCGCAGGACATGCACGACACCGTCGACTGGCTGCTGAAGAACGTGCCGAACAATAACGGCAAGGTGGGCATCCTCGGCATCAGCTACCCCGGCTTCTACACGTCGGCAAGCATCATCGATTCGCACCCGGCCATCAAGGCCGCGTCGCCGCAGGCGCCGGTGACCGACCTGTACATGGGCGACGACGCCTACCATGGCGGCGCCTTCATGCTGGCGGCCAACTTCGACTTCTATGCCGCATTCACGGAGGAACCGAACCCGACGCCGCTGCCGAAGACGTGGAGCGAGTTCGATTACGGCATGGCGGACGGCTACGATTACTTCCTGCAGCGGCTCACGCTGGAGAACATCGCCTCGAGCCTGTCGGACAAGCAGCGCACGCTGTTCATGCCGATGATCGAGCACACGAGCTACGACGACTTCTGGAAGAGCCGCAACATCGCGCCGCACCTGAAGAACGTGAAGGCCGCCGTGCTGACGGTGGGCGGCTGGTATGACGCGGAAGACCTGCAGGGCCCGTTCACCACCTACCATGCGATCAGGAAGTACAACCCCAACACCTTCAATGGCCTCGTGGTGGGCCCGTGGGTGCATGGCGGCTGGGCCGGCGGCGATGGCAAGAGCCTGGGCCGCGTGCAGTTCGATGCCAGCACGAGCGATTATTTCCGCCAGCAGATCCAGTTCCCGTTCTTCGAGCAGCACCTGAAGGGCGTCAAGCCGGCCAGGCCGATCGCCGAGGTGACGGCATTCGAAACGGGCACGAACGTGTGGCGCCAGTACACCGCCTGGCCACCGCAGGGCGCCAAGCCGCGCACCCTGTACTTCGGCGCGAACGGCGGCCTGGGCTGGCAGAAGCCGGCCACCGAGGCCGACCGCGACAGCGGCTACGACGAGTACGTGAGCGATCCGAAGAAACCGGTGCCGTTCGTCGGCTACCCGGCCACGGGCGTGCCGAAGGAATACATGGTGTCCGACCAGCGCTTCGCCGCCACCCGGCCGGACGTGCTCGTGTACCAGACCGCACCGCTGGAGCAGGATGTCACGATTGCCGGCCCGGTCACGCCGAAGCTGTTTGTTTCCACCAGCGGCACGGATGCGGACTGGGTGGTCAAGCTGATCGACGTGTATCCGAATGAATTCCCGGAGGGCGACCCACAGCGCCAGCGCGGCAAGGACGTGCCCGCGCCGAAACTGACGATGGCGGGCTACCAGCAGCTGGTGCGCGGCAATCCGCTGCGCGGCAAGTTCCGCAACAGCTTCGAACGGGCCGAAGCCTTCGTGCCGGGCAAGATCGAAGCGGTGAATTTTCACCTGGGCGACGTGCATCACACGTTCCGCCGCGGCCACCGCATCATGGTGCAGGTGCAAAGTTCCTGGTTCCCGCTGATCGACCTGAATCCGCAGACGTTCACCGATATTGCCAAGGCAAAACCGGAGGATTTCAGGAAGGCGACACAGCGTGTCTACCACGCGCCGGCAACGCCATCGGGCCTGGAACTGCTCGTGCTGCCGTCCCGCTGA
- a CDS encoding GNAT family N-acetyltransferase has translation MTALHIRPAGPDDVAPILAMIRELAVFEKLEHMVIADEAMLHDALFGARPPCEAIVGEEGKGEEGSEVVTFALFFHNFSTFLGRKGLYLEDLYVKQSCRGQGHGKRMLSALAALAVERQCGRFEWSVLDWNANAIAFYEKMGADVLPDWRICRVTGDALTALALNR, from the coding sequence ATGACCGCACTGCACATCCGCCCTGCCGGCCCCGACGACGTGGCCCCGATTCTCGCGATGATCCGCGAACTGGCCGTCTTTGAAAAACTGGAACACATGGTCATTGCCGACGAGGCGATGCTGCACGATGCGCTGTTCGGCGCCCGGCCGCCATGCGAGGCGATCGTGGGCGAAGAAGGCAAGGGTGAGGAAGGGAGCGAAGTAGTGACGTTCGCGCTGTTCTTCCACAATTTCTCCACCTTCCTCGGCCGCAAGGGCCTCTACCTGGAAGACCTGTACGTGAAACAGAGCTGCCGTGGCCAGGGCCATGGCAAGCGCATGCTGTCGGCACTGGCCGCGCTGGCCGTCGAGCGCCAGTGCGGGCGCTTCGAATGGTCGGTGCTGGACTGGAATGCCAACGCCATCGCGTTCTATGAAAAGATGGGTGCCGACGTGCTGCCCGACTGGCGCATCTGCCGCGTTACGGGCGACGCGCTCACGGCGCTGGCCTTGAATCGGTAA
- a CDS encoding tetratricopeptide repeat protein: MLTFPRLHLQPGLHAGLHRCVQAFPPAGLSTDQSAARFRAALLAVALLLSIFLSGCATAPAPEAPPSDLFADHLFGPSTATMTEAEIFGLTPAMKAYVTEVQRHRRGREIRRALFEALYQRDGLQLEYDSALTRTAAQAFEARQGNCLSLVIMTAALANELNIPVVFQDMPVDDAWSRSGDLYFNSGHVNLKLGRALRESVSSYDSATYMVVDFQPPPAGRSMDGNTIGRHTVVAMFMNNRAAEALARDRFDEAYWWARQAVSADPSLLYAYNTLAIVYRRHGDAAMAERTLRWALDREPKSTMVLNNLAQLLDAEGRKAEAGVLREKLARLQAVAPFYYFNLGRTAMAMGDWQRARILFERELQRDPDYHEFHAWLAAALRQLGDHRAANRHIEKAMAASTTRADHELYSAKLARLRAHAAPTPRH, from the coding sequence ATGCTCACTTTTCCGCGCCTGCATCTGCAACCTGGCCTGCACGCTGGCCTGCACCGTTGTGTGCAGGCCTTCCCGCCCGCTGGCTTGTCCACTGATCAATCCGCTGCCCGGTTCCGGGCGGCTCTGCTGGCGGTGGCCCTGCTGCTGTCGATTTTCCTGTCGGGCTGTGCAACGGCGCCCGCCCCCGAGGCGCCGCCCAGTGACCTGTTCGCCGACCACCTGTTTGGCCCCTCCACCGCCACGATGACCGAAGCGGAAATCTTCGGGCTCACGCCGGCGATGAAAGCCTATGTCACCGAAGTGCAGCGGCACCGCCGCGGCCGCGAAATCCGCCGCGCGCTGTTCGAGGCGCTGTACCAGCGCGACGGCCTGCAGCTCGAATACGATTCCGCGCTGACGCGCACGGCGGCCCAGGCTTTCGAGGCGCGCCAGGGCAATTGCCTGTCGCTCGTCATCATGACGGCGGCGCTGGCCAACGAGCTGAACATTCCCGTCGTGTTCCAGGACATGCCCGTCGACGATGCGTGGAGCCGCAGCGGCGACCTGTATTTCAACAGTGGCCACGTGAACCTGAAACTGGGCCGCGCCCTGCGCGAAAGCGTGTCGTCCTACGACAGCGCCACGTATATGGTGGTCGACTTCCAGCCGCCACCCGCTGGCCGGTCGATGGATGGCAATACGATCGGCCGCCACACCGTGGTGGCGATGTTCATGAACAACCGCGCCGCCGAGGCGCTGGCGCGCGACCGCTTCGACGAAGCTTACTGGTGGGCACGCCAGGCGGTGAGCGCCGATCCATCGCTGCTGTATGCCTACAACACGCTCGCCATCGTCTACCGCCGGCACGGCGATGCGGCGATGGCCGAGCGCACGCTGCGCTGGGCGCTGGACCGCGAGCCGAAGAGCACGATGGTGCTGAACAACCTGGCGCAATTGCTCGATGCGGAAGGCCGCAAGGCGGAAGCCGGCGTGCTGCGCGAAAAGCTGGCGCGCCTGCAGGCGGTCGCACCGTTCTATTACTTCAACCTGGGCCGCACGGCGATGGCCATGGGCGACTGGCAGCGCGCCCGCATCCTGTTCGAGCGCGAGTTGCAGCGCGATCCGGACTACCATGAATTCCATGCCTGGCTGGCGGCGGCACTGCGGCAACTGGGCGATCACCGGGCCGCCAACCGGCACATTGAAAAGGCGATGGCCGCAAGCACCACGCGTGCCGATCATGAGCTGTATTCAGCCAAGCTGGCTCGCCTGCGCGCCCATGCGGCGCCAACGCCGCGACACTGA
- a CDS encoding RNA 2'-phosphotransferase — protein MPARNAHERTSRFLSLILRHAPDKIGLALDPNGWADVADLLDKATRHGTPLTLDTLRDVVAGNDKQRFAFSEDGTRIRASQGHSLKSVDLALAPAVPPPVLYHGTASRFITSIRQSGLRPGSRQHVHLSTDRDTALKVGSRYGVPVVLEIRATELHGQGQLFHQADNGVWLTAAVPVRFIDFPAK, from the coding sequence ATGCCCGCTCGAAACGCCCACGAACGCACCAGCCGTTTCCTGTCCCTGATCCTGCGCCACGCCCCCGATAAAATCGGCCTGGCGCTGGACCCTAACGGCTGGGCCGATGTGGCCGACCTGCTGGACAAGGCAACGCGCCACGGCACGCCGCTCACCCTCGACACGCTGCGCGACGTCGTTGCCGGCAACGACAAGCAACGCTTTGCCTTCAGCGAGGACGGCACGCGGATTCGGGCAAGCCAGGGGCATTCGCTGAAATCCGTCGACCTGGCGCTGGCGCCGGCGGTGCCGCCGCCTGTGCTGTATCACGGCACGGCCAGCCGCTTCATCACGTCGATCCGCCAGTCGGGCCTGCGGCCGGGATCGCGGCAGCACGTGCACCTGTCCACGGACCGGGACACGGCGCTCAAGGTGGGGTCGCGCTACGGCGTGCCGGTCGTGCTGGAAATCCGCGCCACGGAACTGCATGGCCAGGGCCAGCTATTCCACCAGGCCGACAATGGCGTGTGGCTGACGGCGGCGGTACCGGTGCGGTTTATCGATTTTCCGGCGAAGTAA
- a CDS encoding helix-turn-helix transcriptional regulator, with the protein MEQGWTTGLHAGGSLPLALHASFSGCLLELHMLARHAREDVLARDALLAWRRLVPFDAGWWGEVTNDPPRNVVHGSIGLADSFASEWNDVIAASDTFAQGSMAQPGTVFRASGGYRGPPGPIADFIDRHGLQAIMAITVDLPGSGVQFFIALYRRDPHDGFADMEGALFAEFTRHLVQSWQYRLADLRVAGPLDTLALSDGSGRLCHVGRQIADLLRRHCGAWCGTMLPPELMAALDGAPRCIRFAGARLSVGPAGDLVAIRMLCGPGLTPRELSAALLFAQGLSYKEVARALGLSPATVRTYLKSAYAGLQVTNKIELVTALRLHT; encoded by the coding sequence ATGGAACAGGGATGGACAACCGGCCTGCATGCCGGCGGCAGCCTGCCGCTGGCGCTGCATGCGTCATTCAGCGGCTGCCTGCTGGAACTGCACATGCTGGCACGGCACGCCCGGGAAGACGTGCTGGCGCGCGACGCCTTGCTGGCGTGGCGCCGGCTGGTGCCGTTCGATGCCGGCTGGTGGGGCGAAGTGACGAACGATCCGCCGCGCAACGTCGTGCACGGCAGTATCGGCCTGGCCGACTCGTTTGCCAGCGAGTGGAACGACGTGATTGCCGCATCCGATACGTTCGCACAGGGCTCCATGGCGCAGCCCGGCACGGTATTCCGCGCCAGCGGCGGCTACCGCGGGCCACCAGGCCCGATTGCGGACTTCATCGACCGCCACGGCCTGCAGGCGATCATGGCGATCACGGTGGACTTGCCCGGCAGTGGCGTGCAGTTCTTCATTGCGCTGTACCGCCGCGATCCGCACGATGGCTTTGCCGACATGGAAGGCGCATTGTTCGCCGAGTTCACCCGGCACCTCGTGCAATCGTGGCAATACCGGCTGGCGGACCTGCGCGTGGCGGGGCCGCTGGATACCCTGGCGCTGAGCGATGGGAGCGGCCGCCTGTGCCACGTGGGGCGGCAGATTGCCGACCTGCTGCGCCGGCATTGCGGGGCGTGGTGCGGCACGATGCTGCCGCCCGAGTTGATGGCGGCGCTGGATGGCGCGCCGCGCTGTATTCGTTTTGCCGGTGCGAGGTTATCGGTCGGACCGGCAGGCGATCTGGTCGCCATCAGGATGCTTTGCGGGCCGGGGCTGACGCCGCGCGAACTGAGTGCCGCACTGCTGTTTGCACAAGGCCTGTCTTATAAGGAAGTGGCACGCGCGCTGGGATTGTCGCCGGCGACGGTGCGTACGTACCTGAAGTCCGCTTACGCGGGCCTGCAGGTGACGAACAAGATAGAGCTGGTTACTGCGCTCAGGTTACATACCTGA
- the infA gene encoding translation initiation factor IF-1, with amino-acid sequence MAKEELIEMNGLVTEILPEMRFRVDLDNGHKLIAYTSGKMKKNHIRIIAGDRVTLEMSPYDLNKGRITFRHIEKRGPAPTHHARRR; translated from the coding sequence ATGGCTAAAGAAGAACTGATCGAAATGAATGGTCTCGTCACGGAAATCCTGCCGGAAATGCGCTTCCGCGTCGATCTCGATAACGGTCACAAGTTGATCGCTTATACCTCCGGCAAAATGAAGAAAAACCATATCCGCATCATCGCAGGTGACCGCGTGACGCTGGAAATGTCGCCTTATGACCTGAACAAAGGTCGCATCACGTTCCGTCATATTGAAAAGCGTGGCCCAGCGCCAACGCACCACGCACGTCGCCGCTGA
- a CDS encoding alpha/beta hydrolase translates to MSTSRKVAAAVGVVGFLWAGMVSAIAAGQRKLLFNPTLVREVQSPRSSAHRTRAVVLRAHDGTRLAGWLMTPHTPGPHPAVVYFGGRSEEVSWVARDAGNLFPGMTVLVMNYRGYGDSRGEPGEEHMVEDGCMLFDWLCSRRNVDKGRVAVVGRSLGSGVAVQVAKERPAHSVVLITPYDSILALAQRRFRGVPVSYLLRHRFESIKYASLLSAPTYVLRAASDDVVPHMHTDVLVAKLLRVHMDETIPDSDHMNIPYLPATQQKIAQFLSTQFMLTPPLQPLPEEAPTAA, encoded by the coding sequence ATGAGTACATCGAGAAAAGTCGCCGCCGCCGTGGGTGTGGTCGGTTTCCTGTGGGCCGGCATGGTCTCCGCGATCGCGGCCGGCCAGCGCAAGCTGCTGTTCAATCCCACGCTCGTGCGCGAAGTGCAAAGCCCGCGCAGCAGCGCGCACCGCACGCGCGCCGTGGTGCTGCGCGCGCACGACGGGACCCGCCTGGCGGGCTGGCTGATGACGCCGCATACGCCCGGTCCCCATCCGGCCGTGGTGTACTTCGGCGGCCGCTCCGAAGAAGTGTCGTGGGTGGCGCGCGATGCGGGCAACCTGTTCCCCGGCATGACCGTGCTGGTGATGAATTACCGGGGCTATGGCGATTCGCGCGGCGAACCCGGCGAAGAACACATGGTCGAGGATGGCTGCATGCTGTTCGACTGGCTGTGCAGCCGCCGCAACGTGGACAAGGGGCGCGTGGCCGTCGTCGGCCGCAGCCTCGGCTCCGGCGTGGCCGTGCAGGTGGCGAAGGAACGGCCGGCGCACTCGGTGGTGCTGATCACGCCCTACGATTCGATCCTCGCGCTGGCACAGCGGCGCTTCCGCGGCGTGCCCGTCAGCTACCTGCTGCGGCACCGTTTCGAGTCGATCAAGTATGCCTCGCTGCTGTCCGCCCCCACCTACGTGCTGCGCGCGGCCAGCGACGACGTGGTGCCGCACATGCATACCGACGTGCTGGTGGCCAAACTGTTGCGCGTGCACATGGACGAGACGATCCCCGACTCGGACCACATGAACATCCCCTACCTGCCGGCCACGCAGCAAAAGATCGCGCAGTTCCTCAGCACCCAGTTCATGCTCACACCACCGCTGCAGCCGCTGCCGGAAGAGGCGCCAACCGCGGCGTAG
- a CDS encoding DMT family transporter: MPSPILFIIACLIWGSTFWAITLQLGDVPPAVSVVYRFALASAVLFAWCKLRGDSLRLSWRAQRWTIVQGCATFGLSYICTYTSEQYLVSALVAVLFALMVFWNPILNRMILGTPLSSRTWAAGTVSVLGVILLFWQSIGGAMREIVGGGNGHFLLGLILALVATIASSIGNVLVVKVREHDSNVLLTMAWGMLWGTLLVAGWAVANGQPFVLPSSARYWGGLLYLSLFGSVIAFACYFTLIHRLGSGKAVYIGVVTPVISVLLSIRLEDFRPGVVECLGMLVCLASVAWALKGPARALAPASAPAIMEPEPILLKKAS; encoded by the coding sequence ATGCCTTCTCCCATCCTGTTCATCATCGCCTGCCTGATCTGGGGTTCCACGTTCTGGGCCATTACCCTGCAGCTGGGCGACGTGCCGCCGGCTGTCTCGGTGGTCTACCGTTTCGCGCTGGCGTCGGCCGTGCTGTTCGCCTGGTGCAAACTGCGCGGCGACAGCCTGCGCCTGTCCTGGCGCGCACAACGCTGGACCATCGTGCAAGGCTGCGCCACATTCGGCCTCAGCTACATCTGCACTTACACGTCCGAGCAATACCTCGTCTCGGCGCTGGTGGCCGTGCTGTTCGCGCTGATGGTGTTCTGGAATCCGATCCTGAACCGCATGATCCTCGGCACGCCGCTGTCATCGCGGACATGGGCGGCGGGCACCGTTTCCGTGCTGGGCGTGATCCTGTTGTTCTGGCAATCGATCGGCGGTGCCATGCGCGAGATCGTCGGGGGCGGCAATGGCCACTTCCTGCTGGGACTGATCCTGGCCCTGGTGGCCACGATCGCCAGCTCCATCGGCAACGTGCTGGTGGTGAAGGTGCGCGAACACGACAGCAACGTGCTGCTGACGATGGCCTGGGGCATGCTGTGGGGCACGCTGCTGGTGGCCGGCTGGGCGGTGGCAAACGGCCAGCCGTTCGTGCTGCCATCGTCCGCACGCTACTGGGGCGGCTTGCTGTACCTGTCGCTGTTCGGTTCCGTGATCGCGTTTGCCTGCTACTTCACGCTGATCCACCGGCTCGGCTCGGGGAAAGCCGTCTACATCGGTGTCGTCACGCCCGTGATCTCGGTGCTGCTGTCGATCCGCCTTGAAGATTTCCGCCCCGGCGTCGTCGAATGCCTGGGCATGCTGGTGTGCCTGGCCAGCGTGGCATGGGCGCTGAAAGGCCCCGCGCGCGCTTTGGCTCCGGCTTCGGCTCCCGCTATCATGGAGCCCGAACCCATCCTGCTGAAGAAAGCCTCATGA
- a CDS encoding DNA-deoxyinosine glycosylase yields MASPPLLTGLAPVIDPQVRILILGSFPGAVSLAQQQYYAHPRNQFWRLVGALVGEDLYSLPYAERLPRLLAHRIGLWDVLGACEREGSLDSAIRKPAANDFERLHQLCPALETVGFNGQASGKFAPQFAARGYRTVVLPSSSPAHMAMTFEQKLDVWRQLLAGP; encoded by the coding sequence ATGGCTTCCCCACCTCTCCTGACCGGCCTGGCGCCGGTGATCGATCCGCAGGTCCGCATCCTGATCCTCGGCAGCTTCCCCGGCGCCGTGTCGCTGGCCCAGCAGCAGTATTACGCCCATCCGCGCAACCAGTTCTGGCGGCTGGTCGGCGCGCTCGTGGGCGAGGACCTGTACTCGCTGCCCTATGCGGAGCGCTTGCCCCGGCTGCTGGCGCACCGGATCGGCCTGTGGGACGTCCTCGGTGCCTGCGAGCGGGAAGGGAGCCTGGATTCGGCGATCCGCAAGCCCGCCGCCAACGATTTCGAGCGGCTGCACCAGCTGTGCCCAGCGCTGGAAACGGTGGGGTTCAATGGGCAGGCCTCCGGCAAGTTCGCGCCGCAGTTCGCCGCGCGCGGCTACCGCACCGTCGTGCTGCCGTCGAGCTCGCCGGCACACATGGCGATGACGTTCGAGCAGAAGCTGGACGTGTGGCGCCAGCTACTGGCTGGACCGTAA
- a CDS encoding DNA-3-methyladenine glycosylase, translating into MTTYLAGIDFNAPSHEVARLLIGVTVLVDGVGGRIVETEAYDREDPASHTYNGPTERNAAMFGPPAHAYVYRSYGIHWCLNFVCREEGHGAGVLIRAIEPLHGLERMAVRRGLQDPRLLASGPGRVCQALGITREHNGKPLALPPFHLLPRDAVAMELPVVAGPRIGISKAMDTPWRFGVARSPYLSKPFR; encoded by the coding sequence ATGACGACTTATCTTGCAGGAATCGATTTCAATGCGCCGTCGCACGAAGTGGCACGGCTGCTGATCGGGGTGACGGTGCTGGTCGATGGCGTGGGTGGTCGCATCGTCGAAACCGAAGCCTACGACCGCGAAGACCCCGCTTCGCATACCTATAACGGTCCCACCGAGCGCAACGCCGCCATGTTCGGCCCGCCCGCGCATGCCTATGTGTACCGCTCGTATGGCATCCACTGGTGCCTGAACTTCGTGTGCCGCGAAGAAGGCCACGGTGCCGGTGTGCTGATCCGCGCGATCGAACCATTGCACGGCCTGGAGCGGATGGCCGTGCGCCGCGGGCTCCAGGACCCGCGGCTGCTGGCGTCCGGCCCGGGCCGCGTGTGCCAGGCGCTGGGCATCACGCGCGAGCACAACGGCAAGCCGCTGGCGCTGCCACCGTTCCACCTGTTGCCGCGCGACGCCGTGGCAATGGAATTGCCGGTGGTGGCCGGCCCCCGCATCGGCATCTCGAAGGCCATGGACACGCCATGGCGTTTCGGCGTGGCCCGGTCGCCTTACCTGAGCAAGCCGTTCCGCTGA
- a CDS encoding HDOD domain-containing protein, whose product MTTATAHAKEATVEDALLRSIRIPPRPSLLVDLQAELAEDDPSPRRIARIIGNDVGMSGALLKLANSPFFGAARKAKSVEQAINFLGLNQCAALLTGLLARQAIDGGGGDLNQFWDTSARRAESLVFIARRLRIAPSDIAHTFGLFCDIGVPLLMDRFADYGDTLALAGSDMGRSFTEVEDARHSTNHTAIGCLLARNWGLSPDVSWAILHHHDYAVLDDDATDDAIRSLVAASVLAERGIARYHGNRDSLEWEKGGEPACRHLGLDAGEAEDLLEELHDTFHIDH is encoded by the coding sequence ATGACCACCGCCACCGCTCACGCCAAGGAAGCCACCGTAGAAGATGCCCTGCTGCGGTCGATCCGCATCCCGCCGCGCCCGAGCCTGCTGGTGGACCTGCAGGCCGAGCTGGCCGAGGACGATCCTTCGCCGCGCCGCATCGCCCGCATCATCGGCAACGACGTGGGCATGTCGGGCGCGCTGCTGAAGCTGGCCAACTCGCCATTCTTCGGTGCCGCCCGCAAGGCTAAGTCGGTCGAGCAGGCGATCAATTTTCTGGGCCTGAACCAGTGCGCCGCCCTGCTCACGGGCCTGCTGGCGCGGCAGGCCATCGACGGTGGCGGCGGCGATCTCAACCAGTTCTGGGACACGAGCGCGCGGCGCGCCGAATCGCTGGTGTTCATCGCCCGCCGGCTGCGCATCGCGCCGTCCGACATCGCCCACACGTTCGGCCTGTTCTGCGACATCGGCGTGCCCTTGCTGATGGACCGCTTCGCCGACTATGGCGACACCCTCGCGCTCGCCGGCAGCGACATGGGGCGCAGCTTCACGGAAGTGGAAGATGCGCGCCACAGCACCAACCACACCGCCATCGGCTGCCTGCTGGCACGCAACTGGGGCCTGTCGCCGGATGTTTCGTGGGCGATCCTGCACCACCACGACTACGCGGTGCTGGACGACGACGCCACCGATGACGCGATCCGCTCGCTGGTGGCGGCGTCGGTGCTGGCCGAACGGGGCATTGCGCGCTACCATGGCAACCGCGATTCGCTGGAGTGGGAAAAAGGCGGCGAGCCGGCCTGCCGCCACCTGGGCCTGGATGCCGGGGAAGCCGAAGACCTGCTCGAGGAATTGCACGACACCTTCCACATCGATCACTGA
- a CDS encoding lipase family protein, whose protein sequence is MTITIAITGAMRGSVRLLLSLALTAGAASAAGAAGPTARLPAIAGTDFWNVYGAPPAGAQAGDILHAQKRTDAPRGATGWNVVYVSEIAPGRQAYVSGEIYLPAGGGGAGVGAAKRDIVLWNHETAGLADACAPSRRSTKEGGHERVPALAALLARGYVVVASDYPGLGLPGPAFYMAGQPNARASLDMLRVARNFPGAQASNRYVMYGWSQGGQTTMWAESIAGAYAPGFTGLGAALVAPAVRIRDLTLNSMTSAENAGYVISTLPGIQAAFPDLQYRDFLTPEAMEQLPVLANGCFDVWGAAAGVQDAYQPDALVPGSPWWDAMTAVDDFRPQGTMPFAIFQGSADTTTPPGLTLRERTALCSAGNAVDYHAFEGLDHSAVVPEAASRLPDWFADRFAGKPAPNGCAAP, encoded by the coding sequence ATGACCATTACGATCGCCATCACCGGCGCGATGCGGGGAAGCGTGCGCCTGCTGCTGTCCCTGGCGCTGACAGCCGGCGCGGCCAGCGCGGCAGGCGCAGCAGGCCCCACCGCGCGCCTGCCGGCCATAGCCGGCACGGATTTCTGGAACGTCTACGGGGCACCGCCGGCGGGCGCGCAGGCCGGCGACATCCTCCATGCGCAGAAGCGCACGGATGCGCCACGAGGGGCGACGGGCTGGAATGTCGTCTACGTTTCCGAAATCGCACCTGGGCGGCAGGCATATGTGTCCGGCGAAATCTACCTGCCGGCCGGCGGCGGCGGTGCCGGAGTTGGTGCAGCGAAGCGCGACATCGTGCTGTGGAACCACGAAACGGCCGGGCTGGCGGATGCCTGCGCGCCGTCGCGCCGCAGCACGAAGGAGGGGGGCCACGAGCGCGTGCCGGCACTGGCCGCACTGCTGGCGCGCGGCTACGTGGTCGTGGCAAGCGACTATCCCGGCCTGGGCCTGCCCGGCCCGGCGTTCTACATGGCGGGTCAGCCCAATGCGCGGGCATCGCTCGACATGCTGCGCGTGGCCCGCAACTTCCCCGGTGCGCAGGCGTCGAACCGCTACGTGATGTATGGCTGGTCGCAGGGCGGCCAGACCACGATGTGGGCGGAAAGCATCGCCGGCGCCTATGCGCCCGGATTCACCGGCCTCGGCGCCGCGCTGGTCGCCCCGGCGGTGCGCATCCGCGACCTGACGCTGAACTCCATGACGTCGGCTGAGAATGCCGGCTACGTGATTTCCACGCTGCCCGGTATCCAGGCGGCGTTTCCGGACCTGCAGTACCGCGATTTCCTTACCCCGGAAGCGATGGAGCAATTGCCGGTTCTGGCCAATGGCTGCTTCGACGTGTGGGGCGCGGCTGCCGGCGTGCAGGATGCCTACCAGCCCGATGCGCTGGTGCCGGGCTCGCCATGGTGGGATGCGATGACCGCCGTGGACGACTTCCGCCCACAGGGCACGATGCCGTTCGCCATTTTCCAGGGCTCGGCCGACACCACCACGCCACCCGGCCTCACGCTGCGCGAACGCACCGCGCTGTGCAGCGCCGGCAATGCGGTCGACTACCACGCGTTCGAAGGGCTGGACCACTCGGCCGTGGTACCCGAGGCGGCGTCGCGGCTGCCGGACTGGTTCGCCGACCGCTTTGCCGGCAAGCCGGCACCCAACGGCTGCGCGGCACCCTAG